A region from the Gossypium hirsutum isolate 1008001.06 chromosome A08, Gossypium_hirsutum_v2.1, whole genome shotgun sequence genome encodes:
- the LOC107929630 gene encoding 10 kDa chaperonin 1, chloroplastic produces MASTFLALPKTFTSNKPTFSSLSTHKLPGTRRNSLRINAVATKWEPTKVVPQADRVLIRLQELPEKSAGGVLLPKSAVKFERYLMGEIVSVGAEVGNVETGKKVLFSDINAYEVDLGTDTKHVFCKESDLLAEVD; encoded by the exons ATGGCGTCTACATTTTTGGCACTACCCAAAACCTTCACTTCAAACAAGCCTACCTTCTCTTCTCTTTCAACCCACAAACTTCCCG GGACTCGAAGAAATTCACTTAGAATCAATGCTGTGGCCACTAAATGGGAGCCCACCAAg gtTGTTCCTCAAGCTGACAGAGTTCTTATCCGTCTCCAAGAATTACCCGAG AAATCAGCTGGTGGAGTTTTGTTGCCCAAATCAGCTGTCAAGTTTGAGAGGTACCTCATGGGGGAG ATAGTTTCGGTCGGTGCGGAAGTAGGAAACGTGGAAACTGGAAAGAAG GTTCTTTTCTCGGATATAAATGCTTATGAG GTGGATTTGGGAACAGATACTAAGCATGTGTTTTGTAAAGAGAGTGACTTGTTAGCTGAAGTTGATTGA
- the LOC107929657 gene encoding putative invertase inhibitor — protein sequence MRQTLSSSFVIPLFLRIFFFFVSISTSHGLTATNDSLIRKTCKKCAQSDPNLSYNFCVTSLQAAPHSHCANDLRQLGKISITLLGRNVTNTRSHIKELLKNRKQMDPFVRSCLHDCFDLYSDAIPTTTQALQDYKAKHYDDANIDVSSVMDATTTSEDGFKEKEGVVSPLTKRNNDAFMLSAISLSIINMIRLNGDSI from the coding sequence ATGAGGCAAACCTTGTCTTCTTCCTTTGTCATCCCTCTCTTTCTCcgcattttcttcttctttgtctCTATTTCAACCTCCCATGGCTTAACCGCCACCAATGACAGTCTCATACGCAAGACCTGCAAGAAATGCGCCCAAAGCGACCCAAACCTCAGCTACAATTTCTGCGTCACCTCTCTTCAAGCAGCTCCCCACAGCCACTGCGCCAACGACCTTCGCCAACTCGGCAAGATTTCCATCACCCTACTCGGCCGCAACGTAACCAACACAAGGTCTCACATTAAGGAACTGTTGAAGAACCGAAAACAGATGGACCCTTTCGTCAGATCATGCTTGCACGATTGCTTTGATCTTTATTCCGATGCTATCCCTACAACCACACAGGCCCTCCAAGATTACAAGGCCAAGCACTACGACGATGCTAACATTGATGTGAGTTCGGTGATGGATGCTACTACAACTTCTGAAGATGGGTTCAAGGAAAAAGAAGGCGTGGTTTCGCCATTGACGAAGAGGAACAACGATGCCTTCATGTTGTCTGCTATTTCGCTTTCCATTATTAACATGATTCGCTTGAATGGTGATTCAATTTAA